The genomic interval GGCGGCCGCGTCTCCATGGGAGCTGCCCGCTTAAAGAAAGTCGGGCGAGGATACTTCCGGATTCTGAAGTCGCAGCCGCCAAGATCTCAGGATATTACATGACCCATACCAGTTTGTTCCCCACATCCGTTGTCATGAGAGCCTCCATCAAACGAATACCTACATATTGACTAAACACGCTGTGGATTTCATCAAGGAGCCTGGTAGCGTCTTCTTCTATAAGTGACGGGTCAAACTCATGGTCTGGTGGAATTCCATCATCCCCGAATTCCTTTAGGGCCTCGTAGAGCGTTGGGATAATGGGTCCATCATTCCATACCTCGATTTCGTCTTCAAAAAGAGGCTCGCCATACATGTTGACGTAAAGCCCCTGAGCACAACTGACCATTTTCTGAAGCTTGCGATTTGACAGCAATTCTCCGTTCCTCTTGCCTGATTTCGAAATGAAATATTTGGCGATTTCAAGCGCTGTATATCTTTTTTTCATCCCATAATCCTCCTGTTATTTTGTAATGGTGAACCCATCCGATGTTTTCTGCTGGCCGGATTTACAGCTTCACGAGACGGCAGGCCACACTGTTCATCGTGATGTAACCTGAAACGGGATCTTTCAATTTGGCGTCCAGAAGTATGTTGCAGTTCGCTTCCGCCCAACCGTGCGGTACGGCGACGACGCCCGGCTTAATATCCTGCGTGACATTTGCTTTGATTTTTATGGAACCGCGAGGCGTCTCAAGGCCTATAAGTTCACCGTGGACGATTGCATATTTTACGGCTGTGGCGGGATGTATCTCGGCTTCAGCGTCGGGCCGGAGGGCCCTAAGCGCAGGGACGTCACGCATCTGGGCGTCGATGTATTCCACCTGCCTGACGCCGGTAAGCAGGATCTCCGGATATTCCAGGACTAATTCAGGATCTGCCACGGGGCTCTGATGGGGCTCTACATGACCCGGAAGACCTGGGTAACCGAGCTCTTCCATCCGGGCTGAGAATAATTCTATTTTCCCGCTCTCTGTGCCGAAACGCTGTTTTTCATAAAGATAGTACTCTTTCTTTGCGAAATACATTCCCTCGGGATGCTCGCGGAGTTCTTTAACCGTCACGCCACTGGTCGAAAAAAAATATTCCGCCACTTCTTCATCCGTATTCCACGGGAAATGCTCGTGGTAGCCCATTGTGCGACCCAGCAGGGTCCAGATCAACCAGATAGGTTTACTTTCATAGAGGGGCTCTACAACCTTCTTGCGAAGCATGATGTAGGGCTCACAGTACGATATGCCGTAAGGGAATCCGCCGATACCGGTCTCCTCCAGGAAGGTGCAGGCGGGAAGAACGTAATCGGCCAGTTGCCCTGTCTCGGTCATGTTCGGGTCGATGTTCACAAACAACTCCAGATTCTTGATACCTTCCAGAAAAAGCTTCGTGTCGGGAAAGGTCAGGGCAGGGTTACTTCCAGACGATATAAAAGCCTTTATGGGGTAGGGTTTTTCCGATCTCATCGTTTCCGTCATAAGAGACGCCGAGCCGTATGGCGGCGGG from Syntrophobacterales bacterium carries:
- a CDS encoding DUF4065 domain-containing protein codes for the protein MKKRYTALEIAKYFISKSGKRNGELLSNRKLQKMVSCAQGLYVNMYGEPLFEDEIEVWNDGPIIPTLYEALKEFGDDGIPPDHEFDPSLIEEDATRLLDEIHSVFSQYVGIRLMEALMTTDVGNKLVWVM